One genomic segment of Dysosmobacter sp. Marseille-Q4140 includes these proteins:
- a CDS encoding helix-turn-helix domain-containing protein, whose protein sequence is MKRKSNIPEEKLLPYDAICAATRGDPDAMAEVLRHFDGYISLRATRIFYDEYGQSYRGVDAELKQRIQDKLTARIMERFRPD, encoded by the coding sequence ATGAAAAGAAAGAGCAATATCCCGGAAGAGAAGCTGCTGCCCTATGACGCCATCTGCGCCGCGACCCGTGGCGACCCGGATGCGATGGCCGAGGTGCTCCGGCACTTCGACGGCTACATATCGCTGCGGGCCACACGGATCTTCTACGACGAGTATGGCCAGTCCTACCGCGGCGTGGATGCGGAACTGAAGCAGCGCATCCAGGACAAGCTGACCGCCCGCATCATGGAGCGGTTCAGACCTGATTGA
- a CDS encoding helix-turn-helix transcriptional regulator, whose amino-acid sequence MVTNDEFKGCGMQLRAERERLGYTRDQAAERADITSRYLAAIELGEKIPKADVLVKLIRGMGASANTVIYASQQEADDECERLARLFLQCTPRERKLIAAIIDTILDQHRQEDTPDEKA is encoded by the coding sequence GTGGTAACAAATGATGAATTCAAGGGCTGCGGCATGCAGCTGCGTGCGGAGCGGGAGCGGCTCGGCTATACGAGAGATCAAGCCGCTGAACGGGCCGACATCACTTCACGGTATCTGGCAGCCATCGAATTGGGCGAAAAAATTCCAAAGGCCGACGTACTGGTGAAGCTCATCCGGGGTATGGGCGCATCTGCCAACACTGTGATCTACGCTTCACAGCAGGAGGCGGATGACGAGTGCGAGCGGCTGGCCCGCCTGTTCCTGCAGTGTACCCCGAGAGAGCGCAAGCTCATTGCGGCCATAATTGATACGATCCTCGACCAGCATCGGCAGGAGGACACGCCGGATGAGAAGGCGTAA
- a CDS encoding sigma-70 family RNA polymerase sigma factor, translating into MESTQSTQRRVRYQFEIFCMKVIDGERCDYLRKLMKKMEWESSFSDLPETVLTSLCTFDSNPAEQYIFHVYGHQIPIRNDRLAEILLALGDEGYSILLLYYSLQLKDREIASLLGLSRSKIQKDRKLLFNELKKRMVE; encoded by the coding sequence ATGGAGTCCACACAGAGCACCCAGAGAAGAGTCCGTTACCAATTTGAAATCTTCTGCATGAAGGTCATCGACGGGGAGCGGTGTGATTACCTCCGAAAACTGATGAAGAAGATGGAATGGGAGTCCTCCTTTTCCGATTTGCCGGAAACCGTGCTGACGAGCCTCTGTACTTTTGACAGCAATCCGGCGGAGCAGTATATCTTCCACGTCTACGGTCATCAGATCCCGATCCGCAATGACCGCCTGGCGGAGATCCTCCTCGCGCTCGGCGACGAGGGGTACAGCATCCTGCTGCTGTACTACTCCCTCCAGCTCAAGGATCGGGAGATCGCCTCGCTCCTGGGCCTGTCCCGGTCCAAGATCCAGAAGGACCGGAAGCTCCTGTTCAACGAGTTGAAGAAGCGGATGGTGGAGTAA